A single window of Archangium gephyra DNA harbors:
- a CDS encoding SPFH domain-containing protein has protein sequence MGTALFVIGAAAVVFAMIKGLRIVPQAKVMVVERLGKFHHVASSGPNILIPFFDSPRVMEMRVGNRFFRSHLVDLREQVMGFETVQAITHDNVTMEVGSVIYYQIVDAAKALYAVENLALAIEQLTMTNLRNIMGGLTLDQTLTSRETVNTKLRLVLDEATEKWGVKVTRVELREIEPPAAIKDAMAKQMTAERERRAEVTKAEGDKSAAILQAEGEKISRILRAEAERDAEVARAEGRKRATLLDAEAKADATRMVFDAINAGGGATPEVLALRYMETLQELGKGDNKMFVPYEATAALGSIATLKEVFAKEGTVKSQPAPSAAALSAQSLSRTLQTQPPAVPVRNRPALPSEE, from the coding sequence ATGGGTACTGCCCTCTTTGTGATTGGTGCGGCGGCCGTGGTGTTCGCGATGATCAAGGGCCTGCGCATCGTTCCCCAGGCCAAGGTCATGGTGGTGGAGCGCCTTGGCAAGTTCCACCACGTGGCCAGCAGCGGTCCGAACATCCTCATCCCGTTCTTCGACTCGCCCCGCGTGATGGAGATGCGCGTGGGCAACCGGTTCTTCCGCAGCCACCTGGTGGATCTGCGCGAGCAGGTCATGGGCTTCGAGACCGTGCAGGCCATCACCCATGACAACGTCACCATGGAGGTGGGCTCGGTCATCTACTACCAGATCGTGGACGCGGCGAAGGCGCTCTACGCGGTGGAGAACCTGGCGCTGGCCATCGAGCAGCTGACGATGACGAACCTGCGCAACATCATGGGCGGGCTGACGCTGGACCAGACGCTCACCAGCCGCGAGACGGTGAACACCAAGCTGCGCCTGGTGCTGGACGAGGCCACCGAGAAGTGGGGCGTGAAGGTGACGCGGGTGGAGCTGCGTGAGATCGAGCCGCCGGCGGCCATCAAGGACGCGATGGCCAAGCAGATGACGGCCGAGCGCGAGCGCCGCGCCGAGGTGACCAAGGCCGAGGGTGACAAGTCCGCGGCGATCCTCCAGGCCGAGGGCGAGAAGATCTCCCGGATCCTCCGCGCGGAGGCCGAGCGTGACGCGGAGGTGGCGCGCGCCGAGGGCCGCAAGCGCGCAACGCTGCTGGACGCGGAGGCGAAGGCCGATGCCACGCGGATGGTCTTCGATGCCATCAACGCCGGTGGCGGCGCGACGCCCGAGGTGCTGGCGCTGCGCTACATGGAGACGCTGCAGGAGCTGGGCAAGGGCGACAACAAGATGTTCGTGCCCTACGAGGCCACGGCGGCACTGGGCAGCATCGCGACGCTCAAGGAGGTGTTCGCGAAGGAGGGCACCGTGAAGTCGCAGCCCGCGCCGAGCGCCGCGGCCCTGAGCGCACAATCGCTCTCGCGCACGCTGCAGACGCAGCCGCCCGCCGTGCCGGTGCGCAACCGTCCGGCGCTCCCCTCCGAGGAGTAG
- a CDS encoding glucose 1-dehydrogenase — MAGRVEGKVALVTGAASGLGKAAAAMLLREGARVALTDRNEAGVREVAGALGDSARAWALDVTREQDWQRVVDEVVATFGRLDVVVNNAGIGVSKDIESLSLEEWRLVHAVNLDGVFLGCKHAIRGMRQSGAKGSIINISSVAGLVGVDTLPAYCSSKAGVRLLTKSVALHCARKGYGIRCNSVHPTFIETPMVDDLASLSGDMAAGKARLARMIPLGRIGEPDDVAYAVLYLASDESKLMTGSELVVDGGTTAM; from the coding sequence ATGGCCGGACGAGTCGAGGGCAAGGTGGCACTGGTGACGGGAGCGGCGTCGGGGCTGGGCAAGGCCGCGGCGGCCATGCTGCTGCGCGAGGGCGCCCGGGTGGCGCTCACCGACCGCAACGAGGCCGGTGTCCGCGAGGTGGCGGGAGCGCTGGGTGACTCCGCGCGGGCCTGGGCGCTGGACGTCACGCGCGAGCAGGACTGGCAGCGGGTGGTGGACGAGGTGGTGGCCACCTTCGGCCGGCTGGACGTGGTGGTGAACAACGCGGGCATCGGTGTCTCGAAGGACATCGAGTCGCTTTCACTGGAAGAGTGGCGGCTCGTGCACGCGGTGAACCTGGACGGGGTGTTCCTGGGCTGCAAGCACGCCATCCGCGGCATGCGCCAGAGCGGCGCGAAGGGCTCCATCATCAACATCAGCTCGGTGGCGGGGCTGGTGGGAGTGGACACCCTGCCGGCGTACTGCTCGAGCAAGGCCGGCGTGCGCCTGCTGACGAAGTCCGTGGCGCTGCACTGCGCGCGCAAGGGCTACGGCATCCGCTGCAACTCCGTGCACCCCACGTTCATCGAGACGCCCATGGTGGATGACCTCGCCAGCCTGAGCGGTGACATGGCGGCGGGGAAGGCGCGGCTCGCGCGCATGATTCCACTCGGCCGCATCGGCGAGCCGGATGATGTCGCCTACGCGGTGCTGTACCTGGCCTCGGACGAGTCCAAGCTGATGACCGGCTCGGAGCTCGTCGTGGACGGTGGCACCACGGCGATGTGA
- a CDS encoding NfeD family protein, with the protein MDIEVWHLWVLAAIIGGALEMALPGFVVLWFAVGSLAAGLTAALGLGINLQLAIFMGVSLALFGGSRTIFKKAFMRNASRMKTGVEAMVGQEAVVTEALAEGHGGGTVRINGELWSARTLGGGVAVGELVIVEQVEGLKLWVRRPAASLEVSPQQKKEGR; encoded by the coding sequence ATGGACATCGAGGTCTGGCATTTGTGGGTCCTCGCCGCGATCATCGGGGGAGCGCTGGAGATGGCCCTTCCCGGCTTCGTGGTGCTCTGGTTCGCCGTGGGATCGCTGGCCGCCGGCCTGACAGCGGCGCTGGGGCTGGGCATCAACCTCCAGCTCGCGATCTTCATGGGCGTGTCACTGGCGCTCTTCGGCGGCTCGCGCACGATCTTCAAGAAGGCCTTCATGCGCAACGCCTCCAGGATGAAGACGGGCGTGGAGGCGATGGTGGGCCAGGAGGCCGTGGTGACCGAGGCGCTCGCCGAGGGGCATGGCGGCGGCACCGTGCGCATCAACGGAGAGCTCTGGTCCGCGCGCACCCTGGGAGGTGGCGTGGCCGTGGGCGAGCTCGTCATCGTCGAGCAGGTGGAAGGTTTGAAGCTGTGGGTGCGGCGTCCCGCCGCGTCCCTGGAAGTGTCTCCCCAGCAGAAGAAGGAAGGTCGTTAG